Proteins encoded together in one Bosea sp. (in: a-proteobacteria) window:
- a CDS encoding isochorismatase family protein, producing the protein MNATVMRPWDAFLTEADRAVLARGRFAQRMGFGAKPAIVVIDAQRYMVGERGIRDERYPSSCGEIGWAAVDRIAAILDAGRAAGVPIFLTRFALDASGDDIGVYGRKRAFMKERDDWCIDGTEGAELLPEVGPKRGDIVFVKKKPSGFHGTPLLGYLIERNVDTVIVLGGATSNCVRATVFDAASYNYRAIVPADAVFDRLPVSHAISLFDMDRQFADVTDAASVIAELQNNSQRG; encoded by the coding sequence ATGAATGCGACCGTCATGAGACCCTGGGACGCTTTCCTGACCGAGGCCGACCGTGCCGTGCTCGCGCGCGGCCGCTTCGCGCAGCGCATGGGCTTCGGCGCCAAGCCCGCCATCGTGGTGATCGACGCGCAGCGCTACATGGTCGGCGAGCGCGGCATCCGCGACGAGCGCTATCCGTCCTCCTGCGGCGAGATCGGCTGGGCGGCGGTCGACCGCATCGCGGCGATCCTCGACGCGGGCCGCGCGGCCGGCGTGCCGATCTTCCTGACCCGCTTCGCGCTCGATGCCAGCGGCGACGACATCGGGGTCTATGGCCGCAAGCGCGCCTTCATGAAGGAGCGCGACGACTGGTGCATCGACGGGACCGAGGGCGCCGAGCTCCTGCCCGAGGTCGGCCCGAAGCGGGGCGACATCGTCTTCGTCAAGAAGAAGCCGAGCGGCTTCCACGGCACGCCGCTCCTCGGCTATCTGATCGAGCGCAACGTCGACACCGTGATCGTGCTCGGCGGCGCCACCAGCAACTGCGTGCGCGCCACGGTGTTCGACGCCGCATCCTACAATTACCGGGCGATCGTGCCGGCGGACGCGGTCTTCGACCGGCTGCCGGTCTCCCACGCCATCAGCCTCTTCGACATGGACCGGCAATTCGCCGACGTGACGGATGCAGCCTCGGTCATCGCCGAGCTGCAGAACAACAGCCAAAGGGGGTAA